The Herbaspirillum sp. DW155 genomic interval GCGCCAGCCGTGCGGATGATCGTGCGCGTGGTCGTCATGTGCATGCCCATGCCCGTGATCGTGGGAATGATCGGGGGCGTGATCGACGGTGGTAGTCATGTCCGGTTCTCCAAACGATTACTTGCGGGCGGCCAGCACTTCGGCCGGCTGCACGATGTTTTCCTGGGCCTTGTTGGACCAGTTGTTGCGCGTGTAGGTGATGACGGCGGCAATCTCGGTGTCGTTGAGCACACCCTTCCAGGCCGGCATGGCGTTCTTGCCGTTGAGCAGGATGTGGATCTGGCCATCCTTGGGACCGTTGACCACGGCACTGCCATCGAGCGCCGGGAAGGCACCCGGCACACCCTTGCCGGTGGCCTGATGGCAGGCCACGCAGTTGGCGGCATAGACCTTCTCGCCGCGCTGCTTCAATTCGTCGACCGTCCAGACCTTGTTGGGATCATCGGCCTTGGCGGCCATTTCCTTCTTCTTGCCGTCGACCCATTTCTTGTAGTCGTCTTCGCTGACCACGTTGACCACGATGGGCATGAAGGCATGATCCTTGCCGCACAGCTCCACGCACTGGCCGCGATAGGTGCCGATCTTCTCGGCGCGGAACCAGGTATCGCGCACGAAGCCGGGAATCGCATCCTGCTTCACGCCGAAGGCGGGGATGGTCCAGGAGTGGATCACGTCATTGGCGGTGGTCACCAGGCGCACCTTCTTGTTGACGGGCACCACCACCGGATTGTCCACTTCGATCAGGTAGTTGTCGTTTTTCTTCAGGCTCGGATCGGTGACCTGCTCGCGCGGCGTGGCCAGGCTGGAGAGGAAGGAGATACCTTCACCATCGCCCTTCAGATAGTCATATCCCCATTTCCACTGCATGCCGGTGACCTTGATGGTGAGGTCGGCATTGGAGGTGTCCTTCATCGCCACCACCGTCTTGGTGGCCGGCAGGGCCATGCCGATGACGATCAGGAAAGGCACCACGGTCCAGGCGATTTCCACGGTCGTGCTTTCGTGGAAGGTGGCGGCCTTGTGGCCGAGCGACTTGCGGTGCTTGATGATGGAATAGAACATGACGCCGAACACGGCCACGAAGATGACCAGACAGATGATCAGCATCAGGATGTGCAGGTCATAGATCTGCTCGGCGATCTTGGTCACCGGTGGCTGGAAATTCATCTGCCGCACGGCCGGCCCCCCCGGGCTGTCCACCACTGCCCAGGCCGGCAAGCCGGCCGCCAGCAGCGAGGCACCGAGGGTCAAGGATTGAAGGCGCTTCGCAAGTTTCATGGATTTCCTCTAGAGCCCAAAATTATAAGAATGAGAGTGCGGCCATCCCGCCGACCCTGGCGGCCAGTTCACGTTCCAGCTCCTGCGCGAAGGCGCGCCGTTGCCAGGGGTGC includes:
- the coxB gene encoding cytochrome c oxidase subunit II, with translation MKLAKRLQSLTLGASLLAAGLPAWAVVDSPGGPAVRQMNFQPPVTKIAEQIYDLHILMLIICLVIFVAVFGVMFYSIIKHRKSLGHKAATFHESTTVEIAWTVVPFLIVIGMALPATKTVVAMKDTSNADLTIKVTGMQWKWGYDYLKGDGEGISFLSSLATPREQVTDPSLKKNDNYLIEVDNPVVVPVNKKVRLVTTANDVIHSWTIPAFGVKQDAIPGFVRDTWFRAEKIGTYRGQCVELCGKDHAFMPIVVNVVSEDDYKKWVDGKKKEMAAKADDPNKVWTVDELKQRGEKVYAANCVACHQATGKGVPGAFPALDGSAVVNGPKDGQIHILLNGKNAMPAWKGVLNDTEIAAVITYTRNNWSNKAQENIVQPAEVLAARK